One Candidatus Eremiobacterota bacterium DNA segment encodes these proteins:
- a CDS encoding branched-chain amino acid ABC transporter permease has protein sequence MDLLLQQLVNGLSLGGIYALIALGYTMVYGIIELINFAHGDVYTLGTFFSLGILTLLGVTGIVTGPMLILVVAVTIFGAMILCGLTGVIIERLAYRRLRNAPKLAPLITAIGMSFILENVMLYWRGPSPVPFPQVMPNPQFALGGVSIQAKQIIVVLLAIVLMIVLQTFIYNTRLGKAMRATAQDRDAAQLMGININTTIALTFLIGSALAGAAGFVSGVYYGSTWFFNGFAAGLKAFTAAVLGGIGNLAGAMLGGFVIGLVEALTTQFISDQWSNIAVFSVLVLVLIFRPSGILGESLPNKV, from the coding sequence TTGGACCTGCTCCTCCAACAGCTCGTCAACGGGCTCTCGCTCGGCGGCATCTACGCGCTGATCGCGCTCGGCTACACGATGGTCTACGGGATCATCGAGCTGATCAACTTCGCGCACGGTGACGTCTACACGCTCGGAACGTTCTTCTCGCTCGGGATCCTCACGCTGCTCGGCGTGACCGGAATCGTCACCGGGCCGATGTTGATCCTCGTCGTCGCCGTCACGATCTTCGGCGCGATGATCCTGTGCGGGCTGACCGGCGTGATCATCGAGCGGCTGGCGTACCGCCGGCTGCGCAACGCGCCCAAGCTGGCGCCGCTGATCACCGCGATCGGAATGTCCTTCATCCTCGAGAACGTGATGCTCTACTGGCGCGGACCCTCGCCGGTCCCGTTCCCGCAGGTGATGCCGAACCCGCAGTTCGCGCTCGGCGGGGTTTCGATCCAGGCGAAGCAGATCATCGTCGTGCTGCTCGCGATCGTGCTGATGATCGTGCTGCAGACGTTCATCTACAACACGCGGCTCGGAAAGGCGATGCGCGCGACCGCGCAGGACCGCGACGCCGCGCAGCTGATGGGGATCAACATCAACACGACGATCGCGCTGACGTTCCTGATCGGCTCGGCGCTCGCCGGCGCGGCGGGTTTCGTCTCCGGCGTCTACTACGGATCGACCTGGTTCTTCAACGGCTTCGCGGCCGGGCTCAAGGCGTTCACCGCCGCGGTCCTGGGCGGGATCGGCAACCTCGCCGGCGCGATGCTGGGCGGCTTCGTGATCGGGCTCGTCGAGGCGCTGACGACCCAGTTCATCAGCGACCAGTGGTCGAACATCGCCGTCTTCTCGGTGCTCGTGCTCGTCCTGATCTTCCGGCCCTCGGGGATCCTCGGCGAGTCGCTCCCCAACAAAGTCTGA
- a CDS encoding ABC transporter ATP-binding protein, protein MSPGVRNAVIAFAVAIALPFVGHNGAFTNFLADAGAFVLLALGLNIVVGFAGLLDLGYAAFFAIGSYAFAMLASPQFGVHLPFWVLIFVASAIAAVFGILLGAPTLRLRGDYLAIVTLGFGEIVPQTFLNLTQWTGGPNGIGSLDQPVFFGLRFGFDALPYYLLILALIALAVWVAANLRNSRLGRAWMAIREDELAAAHMGINTTTTKLAAFAMGASFSGLAGCAYASKLQLVSPDQFGFNVSVFILAMLVLGGMGNIPGVIVGSLILSALERFILPQGTNFLHDHGVNVDLTNSRFLIYGAILVLMMLFRPEGLIPSRERKAELHAGEADPSAAAQEQALYTEAVQ, encoded by the coding sequence ATGAGCCCGGGCGTGCGCAACGCGGTCATCGCCTTCGCGGTCGCGATCGCGCTGCCGTTCGTCGGGCACAACGGCGCGTTCACGAACTTCCTCGCCGACGCGGGCGCGTTCGTGCTGCTCGCGCTCGGACTGAACATCGTTGTCGGGTTCGCCGGGCTGCTCGATCTCGGCTACGCGGCGTTCTTCGCAATCGGCTCGTACGCGTTCGCGATGCTGGCCTCGCCGCAGTTCGGCGTGCACCTGCCGTTCTGGGTGCTGATCTTCGTCGCCTCGGCGATCGCGGCGGTGTTCGGAATTCTGCTCGGTGCGCCGACGCTGCGGCTGCGCGGCGACTACCTGGCGATCGTGACGCTCGGCTTCGGCGAGATCGTGCCGCAGACGTTCCTCAACCTCACGCAGTGGACCGGCGGCCCGAACGGGATCGGCTCGCTCGATCAGCCGGTGTTCTTCGGGCTGCGGTTCGGCTTCGACGCGCTGCCGTACTACCTGCTGATCCTCGCGCTGATCGCGCTCGCCGTGTGGGTTGCCGCGAACTTGCGAAACAGCCGGCTGGGGCGCGCTTGGATGGCGATCCGTGAAGACGAGCTCGCCGCGGCGCACATGGGGATCAACACGACGACGACCAAGCTGGCGGCGTTCGCGATGGGCGCCTCGTTCAGCGGGCTGGCGGGCTGCGCGTACGCCTCGAAGCTGCAGCTGGTCTCGCCCGACCAGTTCGGTTTCAACGTCAGCGTGTTCATTTTGGCGATGCTCGTCCTGGGCGGGATGGGCAACATCCCGGGCGTGATCGTCGGCAGCCTGATCCTCTCCGCGCTCGAGCGCTTCATCCTCCCGCAGGGAACGAACTTCTTGCACGACCACGGGGTGAACGTCGATCTGACGAACTCGCGCTTCCTGATCTACGGCGCGATCCTGGTCCTGATGATGCTCTTCCGGCCCGAAGGATTGATCCCGAGCCGCGAGCGCAAGGCCGAGCTGCACGCCGGCGAAGCCGATCCGTCCGCCGCGGCGCAGGAGCAAGCGCTGTACACCGAGGCGGTGCAGTAG
- a CDS encoding ABC transporter ATP-binding protein, which yields MPLLQLDHVTQRFGGLVAVNDLSFTIEAGSIVAMIGPNGAGKSTVFNVITGIYRPTAGRVVFDGSAITGLPTSRIASAGIARTFQNIRLFAFMSALENVMTGEHARLKANLAESLLHTPRQRKEEQTATVRATELLRFVGLDAFAGTYARNLAYGFQRRLEIARALASDPKLLLLDEPAAGMNPSEKRDLIDLIRRIRERGVTVFLIEHDMGLVMEISERITVLDYGEKIAEGLPADVRSDPRVIEAYLGASA from the coding sequence ATGCCGCTGCTCCAGCTCGACCACGTCACGCAACGCTTCGGCGGGCTCGTCGCGGTGAACGACCTGAGCTTCACCATCGAGGCCGGCTCGATCGTCGCGATGATCGGGCCGAACGGCGCCGGCAAGTCGACGGTGTTCAATGTCATCACGGGGATTTACCGGCCGACCGCCGGGCGCGTCGTGTTCGACGGAAGCGCGATCACGGGGCTGCCGACAAGCCGCATCGCGAGCGCGGGGATCGCGCGCACGTTTCAGAACATCCGGCTCTTCGCGTTCATGTCGGCGCTCGAGAACGTGATGACCGGCGAACACGCGCGCCTCAAAGCAAACCTGGCCGAGTCGCTGCTGCACACGCCGCGCCAGCGCAAGGAGGAGCAGACCGCGACGGTGCGCGCGACGGAGCTGCTGCGGTTCGTCGGGCTCGACGCGTTCGCCGGCACGTACGCGCGCAACCTGGCCTACGGCTTTCAGCGACGGCTCGAGATCGCGCGCGCGCTCGCCTCGGATCCGAAGCTGCTGCTGCTCGACGAGCCGGCCGCCGGAATGAACCCCAGCGAGAAGCGCGACTTGATCGATCTCATCCGGCGGATTCGCGAGCGCGGCGTGACGGTGTTCCTGATCGAGCACGACATGGGGCTGGTGATGGAGATCAGCGAGCGCATCACGGTCCTCGACTACGGCGAGAAGATCGCCGAAGGACTCCCTGCAGACGTCCGCAGCGACCCGCGCGTCATCGAAGCGTACTTGGGGGCGTCGGCGTAA
- a CDS encoding ABC transporter ATP-binding protein, translating to MALLEVDHLVARYGRITALQDVSLTVDEGEIVTLIGANGAGKTTTLRAISGLVRPASGTIRFAGRDVTRLAPNEIVRAGIGHSPEGRRVFPRMTVRENLELGAYTRRAKPEIAEDLERVLTVFPRLKERYEQKAGTMSGGEQQMLAIARALMSRPRMLLLDEPSLGLSPKLVQTIFEVIRDINARGTTILLIEQNARQALAVAARGYVLEVGVVAHAGAAAELAASDAVRAAYLGGAA from the coding sequence ATGGCGCTGCTCGAGGTCGATCATCTGGTCGCCCGCTACGGGCGGATCACCGCGCTGCAAGACGTCTCGCTCACCGTCGACGAGGGCGAGATCGTCACCCTGATTGGCGCCAACGGCGCGGGAAAGACGACGACGCTGCGCGCGATCAGCGGCTTGGTGCGGCCGGCGTCGGGGACGATCCGGTTCGCCGGGCGCGACGTCACCCGGCTGGCGCCGAACGAGATCGTGCGCGCGGGGATCGGCCACTCGCCGGAAGGCCGGCGTGTCTTTCCGCGCATGACGGTGCGCGAGAACCTGGAGCTCGGCGCGTACACCCGGCGCGCGAAGCCGGAGATCGCCGAAGACCTGGAGCGCGTGCTGACGGTCTTCCCGCGCTTGAAGGAGCGCTACGAGCAGAAGGCGGGGACGATGTCGGGCGGCGAGCAGCAGATGCTCGCGATCGCGCGGGCGCTGATGTCGCGCCCGCGCATGTTGCTGCTCGACGAGCCGTCGCTGGGGCTTTCGCCGAAGCTAGTGCAGACGATCTTCGAGGTGATCCGCGACATCAACGCGCGCGGGACGACGATTCTGTTGATCGAGCAGAACGCGCGGCAGGCGCTCGCGGTCGCCGCGCGCGGCTACGTCCTCGAAGTCGGCGTGGTCGCGCACGCCGGCGCCGCCGCCGAGCTCGCCGCGAGCGACGCGGTGCGCGCGGCGTACCTCGGCGGCGCCGCCTGA